Proteins found in one Asterias rubens chromosome 12, eAstRub1.3, whole genome shotgun sequence genomic segment:
- the LOC117297649 gene encoding ATP-dependent Clp protease proteolytic subunit, mitochondrial-like has translation MPMLRCLGRVLSQPKVVSHCRQTQQLFSVSTKVHSPMVPIVIEQTGRGERAYDIYSRLLKERIICLMGPVDDTLASLVVAQLLFLQSESNKKPIHMYINSPGGSVTAGLGIYDSMQYVLPPISTWCVGQACSMASLLLAAGTPGMRYSLPNSRVMVHQPSGQAAGQATDIQIQAEEIMKIKAQINQLYLKHTNQPLATIESVMERDRFMSPEEAKEFGIIDKVLEHPPLPGENNKVNKSD, from the exons ATGCCGATGCTGCGGTGTTTAGGT AGGGTACTTTCCCAACCCAAAGTTGTCTCACACTGTCGGCAGACACAACAATTGTTTTCTGTCTCAACCAAAGTCCACTCTCCGATGGTGCCTATAGTGATTGAACAAACA GGGCGTGGAGAAAGAGCTTACGACATCTACTCAAGATTGCTCAAGGAACGTATCATCTGTCTCATGGGCCCA gttGATGATACACTAGCCAGTCTGGTTGTGGCTCAACTCCTATTCCTACAGTCTGAGAGCAACAAGAAACCTATTCACATGTACATCAATAGTCCAG gaGGGTCAGTGACAGCTGGTCTGGGTATATATGACTCAATGCAGTACGTCCTACCACCAATATCTACATGGTGCGTTGGGCAGGCGTGCAGTATGGCGTCGTTGCTCCTAGCGGCAGGTACTCCAGGTATGAGGTATAGCTTACCAAACTCCAGGGTCATGGTTCATCAGCCATCGGGCCAAGCAGCG GGTCAAGCCACAGATATTCAAATACAGGCAGAAGAGATCATGAAGATTAAAGCTCAAATCAACCAGTTATATTTAAAGCACACGAACCAGCCGTTAGCAACAATAG AATCAGTGATGGAGCGAGACAGATTCATGAGTCCGGAAGAAGCAAAGGAGTTTGGAATTATTGACAAAGTTTTAGAACATCCCCCTCTACCAGGGGAAAACAACAAAGTAAACAAGAGTGATTGA
- the LOC117298011 gene encoding leucine-rich repeat-containing protein 40-like isoform X1, with protein sequence MSRLRGGGPASGRGRVPLNPRAGFQKPAAKDVSGGVSSALLKQAMRSGQLNLSNRELTTVPDSVWRINIDVPEEAKSVSMDKTEDGWWEQTDLVKLILACNKLQEISNDIQQLPALTVLDVHDNALTSLPPAIGELLNLQRLNVSHNKLTSLPTEIFKLRHLLTLHAEFNDLTAVDEGIGEYIHLEDLNLSHNKLTTLPYTIGQLGKLKTMNISENQITLLPSTMGLLKAVRILEASNNKLPEIPTEVGDMKSLEQLYLQHNVLTALPLLRACISLKELHAGNNRIVVLSPDHLEHLTTVNVMSMRDNKLNEIPDEIINVRSLQRLDLTNNNISSLPNKLGTLTSLKSLVLEGNPMRGIRRDIVSRGTQGILKYLRSRIEEEPSTKDATDGPSASDPSSAMGVVAAVASKTLDYSNKKATEVPVTLWEPAREADVAVVNLSKNAFTQVPPNLILLSKTVTELNLGFNKLSTLSVELQMMVNLVHLDLRNNAISNLPSEWTTFSKLREINLSYNRLKEVPAVVFTWTQLENLILGDNQIGIIDVPSLKKLPKIASLDLQNNDIMQVPPELGNLETLRSLQLGGNPFRTPRPAVLAKSTAALLAYLKDRIPT encoded by the exons TCCCAGACTCTGTTTGGCGCATCAACATTGACGTACCTGAAGAAGCCAAGTCGGTGTCGATGGACAAGACAGAAGATGGCTGGTGGGaacaaactgacttggtgaaACTCATCCTCGCTTGTAACAAACTCCAAGAGATCTCGAATGATATTCAACAACTGCCTGCACTTACTGTCCTGGAT GTCCACGACAACGCGTTGACTTCTCTACCACCAGCGATTGGAGAGTTACTGAATCTACAGAGACTCAATGTCAG TCACAACAAATTGACAAGTCTACCTACTGAGATATTTAAACTGCGACATTTACTGACCCTACATGCAGAGTTCAACGATCTGACGGCAGTTGACGAAGGCATAGGAGAATATATTCACCTCGAAGATCTG AATCTGTCGCACAACAAGCTCACAACACTGCCGTACACGATAGGTCAGCTCGGGAAACTCAAAACCATGAATATATCAGAGAACCAGATCACGCTACTCCCATCAACTATGGGCCTTCTAAAAG CTGTTAGAATCTTGGAGGCATCCAACAACAAACTGCCTGAAATTCCAACAGAAGTTGGCGACATGAAGTCCCTGGAGCAGCTTTATCTCCAACACAACGTCCTGACTGCTCTACCTCTACTGAGGGCTTGCATCTCTCTCAAG GAGCTTCACGCTGGAAACAATCGCATTGTTGTCTTGTCCCCAGACCATCTGGAGCACCTGACTACAGTCAATGTAATGTCTATGAGAGACAACAAATTGAATGAGATACCAGACGAGATTATAAATGTCCGTAGCTTGCAGAGACTGGAccttacaaacaacaacatatcAAG TTTGCCAAATAAGTTGGGTACCCTGACTTCTTTGAAATCGCTGGTGTTGGAGGGAAACCCAATGCGTGGCATACGCAGGGATATTGTTAGT CGAGGTACCCAAGGTATCCTGAAGTACCTTCGTAGTCGCATCGAGGAAGAGCCATCAACCAAAGATGCCACAGACGGCCCATCAGCCTCGGACCCATCAAGTGCAATGGGTGTAGTTGCAGCTGTGGCTAGTAAAACCTTAGACTACAG taataaGAAAGCAACTGAGGTACCAGTTACACTGTGGGAGCCAGCCAGGGAGGCTGATGTCGCTGTCGTCAATCTTAGCAAGAATGCCTTCACTCAAGTACCTCCAAA tTTGATACTCCTTTCAAAGACTGTGACTGAACTGAATCTTGGCTTCAACAAACTATCAACGCTCTCTGTCGAGTTACAGATGATGGTCAACCTGGTACATCTGGATCTCAG GAACAACGCAATAAGTAATCTTCCATCAGAATGGACTACATTCAGCAAGTTACGGGAGATTAATCTTTCTTACAACCGGCTGAAAGAAGTGCCAGCTGTAGTCTTCACTTGGACTCAGCTAGAGAATTTGATCCTGGGCGACAACCAGATTGGCATTATTGACGTCCCAAGCTTGAAGAAACTACCAAAGATCGCTAGTCTGGATCTACAGAATAATGACATTATGCAGGTACCACCAGAACTTGGTAACTTGGAAACACTGCG GTCTCTACAGCTTGGGGGCAACCCATTCAGGACTCCTAGGCCAGCCGTCCTTGCTAAGAGTACAGCAGCTCTCTTGGCCTACCTCAAAGATCGGATTCCTACTTAG
- the LOC117298011 gene encoding leucine-rich repeat-containing protein 40-like isoform X2, with protein sequence MDKTEDGWWEQTDLVKLILACNKLQEISNDIQQLPALTVLDVHDNALTSLPPAIGELLNLQRLNVSHNKLTSLPTEIFKLRHLLTLHAEFNDLTAVDEGIGEYIHLEDLNLSHNKLTTLPYTIGQLGKLKTMNISENQITLLPSTMGLLKAVRILEASNNKLPEIPTEVGDMKSLEQLYLQHNVLTALPLLRACISLKELHAGNNRIVVLSPDHLEHLTTVNVMSMRDNKLNEIPDEIINVRSLQRLDLTNNNISSLPNKLGTLTSLKSLVLEGNPMRGIRRDIVSRGTQGILKYLRSRIEEEPSTKDATDGPSASDPSSAMGVVAAVASKTLDYSNKKATEVPVTLWEPAREADVAVVNLSKNAFTQVPPNLILLSKTVTELNLGFNKLSTLSVELQMMVNLVHLDLRNNAISNLPSEWTTFSKLREINLSYNRLKEVPAVVFTWTQLENLILGDNQIGIIDVPSLKKLPKIASLDLQNNDIMQVPPELGNLETLRSLQLGGNPFRTPRPAVLAKSTAALLAYLKDRIPT encoded by the exons ATGGACAAGACAGAAGATGGCTGGTGGGaacaaactgacttggtgaaACTCATCCTCGCTTGTAACAAACTCCAAGAGATCTCGAATGATATTCAACAACTGCCTGCACTTACTGTCCTGGAT GTCCACGACAACGCGTTGACTTCTCTACCACCAGCGATTGGAGAGTTACTGAATCTACAGAGACTCAATGTCAG TCACAACAAATTGACAAGTCTACCTACTGAGATATTTAAACTGCGACATTTACTGACCCTACATGCAGAGTTCAACGATCTGACGGCAGTTGACGAAGGCATAGGAGAATATATTCACCTCGAAGATCTG AATCTGTCGCACAACAAGCTCACAACACTGCCGTACACGATAGGTCAGCTCGGGAAACTCAAAACCATGAATATATCAGAGAACCAGATCACGCTACTCCCATCAACTATGGGCCTTCTAAAAG CTGTTAGAATCTTGGAGGCATCCAACAACAAACTGCCTGAAATTCCAACAGAAGTTGGCGACATGAAGTCCCTGGAGCAGCTTTATCTCCAACACAACGTCCTGACTGCTCTACCTCTACTGAGGGCTTGCATCTCTCTCAAG GAGCTTCACGCTGGAAACAATCGCATTGTTGTCTTGTCCCCAGACCATCTGGAGCACCTGACTACAGTCAATGTAATGTCTATGAGAGACAACAAATTGAATGAGATACCAGACGAGATTATAAATGTCCGTAGCTTGCAGAGACTGGAccttacaaacaacaacatatcAAG TTTGCCAAATAAGTTGGGTACCCTGACTTCTTTGAAATCGCTGGTGTTGGAGGGAAACCCAATGCGTGGCATACGCAGGGATATTGTTAGT CGAGGTACCCAAGGTATCCTGAAGTACCTTCGTAGTCGCATCGAGGAAGAGCCATCAACCAAAGATGCCACAGACGGCCCATCAGCCTCGGACCCATCAAGTGCAATGGGTGTAGTTGCAGCTGTGGCTAGTAAAACCTTAGACTACAG taataaGAAAGCAACTGAGGTACCAGTTACACTGTGGGAGCCAGCCAGGGAGGCTGATGTCGCTGTCGTCAATCTTAGCAAGAATGCCTTCACTCAAGTACCTCCAAA tTTGATACTCCTTTCAAAGACTGTGACTGAACTGAATCTTGGCTTCAACAAACTATCAACGCTCTCTGTCGAGTTACAGATGATGGTCAACCTGGTACATCTGGATCTCAG GAACAACGCAATAAGTAATCTTCCATCAGAATGGACTACATTCAGCAAGTTACGGGAGATTAATCTTTCTTACAACCGGCTGAAAGAAGTGCCAGCTGTAGTCTTCACTTGGACTCAGCTAGAGAATTTGATCCTGGGCGACAACCAGATTGGCATTATTGACGTCCCAAGCTTGAAGAAACTACCAAAGATCGCTAGTCTGGATCTACAGAATAATGACATTATGCAGGTACCACCAGAACTTGGTAACTTGGAAACACTGCG GTCTCTACAGCTTGGGGGCAACCCATTCAGGACTCCTAGGCCAGCCGTCCTTGCTAAGAGTACAGCAGCTCTCTTGGCCTACCTCAAAGATCGGATTCCTACTTAG